The genomic DNA ATTTTGAGATTTAAATGGGGCTGTTTTATAGCCCATATCTGAAAAAATTCGGCAAAGCGCTGTTGATATCACGCTTTTTCCTGCATCTGAATGTGTTCCTTGAATCATAATGGACTGTGCTCTACGCATGATGTTCCCCCTACACCGTGAAATAAAAAGTTTCTATAAATGAAGAACAGCTCCTAAGAACTTATATCGCCTACGAACTTGCCATTCTAATAACCTTCAAATGTGGTTCCTGTTAAGAATTTCGCTTGTAACGCTTAACCCATTCTTCCATTTTCCTTTAATTGAGTACAGCAAGTTGTAAGAATATCTTCCATATTCCATTTACTCGTCGATAAAAACGGCACCAGGATTTCCTTATTAAAATCCTAGTGCCTATAAATTTTTCACAAATACTTCATATATGATTAATAAACGGATACTAGTGAGAGATGTTCTACACTCGCCTCAACCAGGAGTTTTCTTTCCCCTTTATCCAGCCGTATCAAGGTTAAACTTGTTCCCTCACTGATAGGAGCAGACCAAAAATTATTTAGTGAATGCTTTTTCACGATAGATAAGAATGCCATAATGGTTACTCCATGAGTGACCATTAGCACTCTCCCGCCACCGTGCATTCTCTCTATTTCTTGTAGAAAGTCTTCCACTCTTGTCATCACATCTGTAAAGGTTTCTCCTCCATCGTTGTAATATCGCTCTGGAGCATTCCAATAATGATCATACTCTGATGGAAACTCATGATAAATTTCGTCATCCGTTTTTCCCTGCCATTTTCCTAGGTGAATTTCCATTAACCTCGGGTCTGTTTTCATATTTGTTTCATTTGGCCGGATAAGCTTCGCGGTGGTATAAGCCCTTCCACTTGGAGAAGAGATCACTTCATCAAATGGGGTAGTAGCTAAGTAGTCTCTTAATCGTTTAGCATCCTCCACTCCTTTTTTTGTAAGGGCGGAATCCAATCTACCTTGCATTCGCTTTTGTACATTCCATGTGGTTTGTCCATGCCTAACAATATATAAATCAATCAT from Robertmurraya sp. FSL R5-0851 includes the following:
- a CDS encoding histidine phosphatase family protein, giving the protein MIDLYIVRHGQTTWNVQKRMQGRLDSALTKKGVEDAKRLRDYLATTPFDEVISSPSGRAYTTAKLIRPNETNMKTDPRLMEIHLGKWQGKTDDEIYHEFPSEYDHYWNAPERYYNDGGETFTDVMTRVEDFLQEIERMHGGGRVLMVTHGVTIMAFLSIVKKHSLNNFWSAPISEGTSLTLIRLDKGERKLLVEASVEHLSLVSVY